Below is a genomic region from Fusarium oxysporum Fo47 chromosome XI, complete sequence.
CCCACTACGGCTACACCCCAACTCTCCCTGTCCCTGATAACTATGAGTTATACTTCAATAAAACTCCAACAGATAAGCCAAGTCGCCCAAAGAGATATTTGCTCCGCCTGATCAATACTTCATTTGACTCAACACTCGTCTTCTCCATTGATAACCACTGGCTTCAAATCGTCACTTCGGACTTTGTCCCTATTGAGCCGTACTTCAACACCTCAGTCTTGATAGGAATTGGTCAAAGGTACAACGTCATTGTCGAAGCGAATCCTCTTGCCGGTGATGTCAACGAGATCCCAGAAGATGGAAACTTCTGGATCAGGACTTGGGTCGCTGATGCATGTGGTATAGCCCCAGGAGGAGACGGTTACGAAAAGACCGGAATCCTACGCTACAACCACACTGACAAGGCTCTTCCctcatctcagccttgggTCAACATCAGCAAAGCGTGCTCAGATGAGACATATACTTCGCTTCGACCGAAGATACCATGGTACATTGGTCCAGCTGCCAATGCTCAAGCGGCGGATCAGACCGGTGAGCGGTTCAATGTTACTTTTGATCCGAATGCCAAGAATACACCTGAGTTCCAGGAGGAGTATCCGGTTGCTACGTTTGGTCTCCAGAGACCTGGTCAGAACTTTAGACCACTGCAGATTAATTACTCTGATCCCGTTATGTTTCACTTGGATGAGCCGAGGGATACTTACCCACCGAAGTGGGTGGTGATTCCTGAGGATTATACTGAGAAAGAATGGGTATGCGTCAGACGCTTTCAAATGTCTTCGGGTATCATGACTAACCATCATAGGTCTACTTTGTTCTTACGATAGAAGGCATTAGTGCCCGCACCGGCGCTCATCCAGTAAGCATCCAACCCCTGCCACATGTTCCCTAGCTAACCCTATTCAGATCCACCTCCACGGGCATGACTTTGCCCTTCTGCAACAAGAAGAGAACCAAACCTATGACCCCAGCAGACTCAACTTGAAGCTTGACAACCCACCAAGGCGTGATGTCGTCCTACTTCCCCGCAATGGCTTCGTAGTTATTGCTTTCAAGGCAGATAACCCAGGTATCTGGCTGATGCACTGTCACATTGCGCGCCATGCCTCCGAAGGTTTGGCTAT
It encodes:
- a CDS encoding multicopper oxidase-domain-containing protein gives rise to the protein MALIERVWHACVSIVAWLTMWPTSPSTSYQHPLRPNHPHTHIEDPSPGFPIFNPPPGDHEFLCEYPEMTGFVQCSIPENRECWLRHPDGREFNIHTNYENFAPKGIMRHYTLNVTESWYNADGQNFTEAKLFNGEYPGPWLEACWGDTFNITVINSMKRNGTSIHWHGIRQNQTMDMDGVNGITQCPIAPGDSFSYIFNTTQYGTSWYHSHYSVQYADGLQGPITIHGPQSAPYDATKRPLLMTDWSHESAFRLLFPGSQFSNKTILLNGAGNVSHYGYTPTLPVPDNYELYFNKTPTDKPSRPKRYLLRLINTSFDSTLVFSIDNHWLQIVTSDFVPIEPYFNTSVLIGIGQRYNVIVEANPLAGDVNEIPEDGNFWIRTWVADACGIAPGGDGYEKTGILRYNHTDKALPSSQPWVNISKACSDETYTSLRPKIPWYIGPAANAQAADQTGERFNVTFDPNAKNTPEFQEEYPVATFGLQRPGQNFRPLQINYSDPVMFHLDEPRDTYPPKWVVIPEDYTEKEWVYFVLTIEGISARTGAHPIHLHGHDFALLQQEENQTYDPSRLNLKLDNPPRRDVVLLPRNGFVVIAFKADNPGIWLMHCHIARHASEGLAMQVLERQGDANELFPVGSPNIIEAERVCKNWKTWMDGEKDFFEGDSGI